The DNA segment TCGAAGAGCGTCTCAAAGCTGTGCTCAAGGAGGTCACGGCCTCTGAAGGTCAAATCGTGTTATTTATCGACGAGATCCATACCGTCGTGGGTGCTGGCGCGACCGGTGGCGCAATGGACGCCAGCAATCTACTTAAACCCATGTTGGCAAGAGGTGAGCTTCACTGTATTGGTGCAACTACCCTGAACGAACATCGTCAGCATATTGAAAAAGATCCAGCCCTCGAGCGCCGTTTTCAGCAAGTGTTAATAGATCAGCCCACTGTGGAAGACACCATCTCCATCCTGAGAGGACTGAAGGAACGCTATGAAGTCCACCATGGTGTTCGCATTGCTGATAGCGCACTCGTGGCCGCTGCAATGCTCAGTAGCCGCTATATCGCAGATCGGTTTCTTCCAGATAAAGCGATCGACCTAATGGATGAATCAGCCGCTCGATTCAAAATGGAGATCACTTCCAAGCCTGAGCAGATCGATGAAATCGATCGTAAAATTCTTCAGTTAGAGATGGAAAGGCTCTCGCTTAGGCGCGAGTCCGACAGCGCTAGTCAAGAGCGGTTACGACGCATCGAAAGAGAATTAGCGGAGCTCGGTGAGCAACAGAGTAGTCTCAATGCTCAATGGCGGCGTGAAAAAGGGGCAATTGACCATATTGCTTCTCTTAAGGAGGAGATTGAGCGAGTACAACTCCAGATTGATCAAGCTAAGCGCAGTTATGATCTCAATAAAGCAGCCGAGCTGGAATACGGGACCCTAGCCGTTTTGCAAAATAAACTGCAGGATAAGGAAGTGCAGCTTGCGACTGAAGACTGGTCCGATAAAACCCTGTTGCGCGAAGAAGTCACAGAGGATGATATCGCTGAGGTGATTGCCAAATGGACAGGCATCCCAGTGGCACGGCTCGTTCAAAGTGAAATGGAGAAGTTGCTCCAACTCGAAACTGATCTGCACCGACGGGTGATTGGTCAAGACCAAGCCGTCACGGCTGTGGCGGCCGCCATCCAGCGATCTAGAGCTGGGCTCAGTGATCCAAACCGTCCAATAGCTAGCTTTCTATTCCTTGGACCAACAGGTGTAGGCAAGACCGAACTCTCGAAGGCCCTCGCCAACCAGTTGTTTGACAGCGACGATGCCATGGTACGAATTGACATGTCGGAATACATGGAAAGACACTCGGTGAGCCGCTTGATCGGTGCACCGCCTGGATATGTAGGCTATGAGGCCGGCGGACAGTTTACAGAATCGGTTCGCCGCCGGCCCTATACCGTTGTCCTGTTTGATGAAGTTGAGAAGGCTCACCCTGATGTGTTCAATTTGATGCTGCAGATCCTCGATGACGGTCGCGTCACCGACAGCCAAGGACGGACAATAGACTTTACCAATAGTGTGTTGATTCTCACCAGCAATATTGGTAGCCAATCGATCCTTGAGCTTGCGGGAAACATTAAGGAACATCCGGTGATGGAAGCCCTAGTAAACGATGCCTTGCAAGCTCACTTCCGGCCGGAATTTCTCAATCGATTAGATGCCCATATTATTTTTCACAGTCTCCGCAAGGACGAGCTCCAGCAAATCGTAACCCTGCAAGTAAACCGTTTACGACGACGCCTGGAGGAGCGCAAATTGAAACTAAGGCTTAGCGCCGACGCGGCAGAGTGGCTTGCTAATATTGGTTACGATCCAGTCTATGGCGCTCGTCCACTCAAACGGGCGATCCAACGCGAGTTGGAAACACCAATCGCCAAAGCGATTCTTGCTGGCCGTTACGGAGAGGGTGATGTGATTTCTTTAGACATCGAATTGGACAAGCTCACATTCCGCTGAGGCTCTGTTGTAAGCAAAAATGAGGAGAAAAAGATCTCATAACTAGGCCCTAAAATAAGGATTTAGCTTGTTTCTTCGCTGATCTCTACATAAAAGGAGGGACAAGTTATAGAGACTAAACTCCATCAATTGCAAGTGCAGGGTATAAAGCCCAATAAATTAATCGTTTTATAAGAAAATCAAATTTATCTAGGAATCAACTACCATTGTAATTTTTGGTTGATCGTATAATCCAGTCTTTTGGGTTAAGAATAATTATAATCTCAGTAAATTTTGTTTAGAAGTTTGCATACTAGGTATGTAGAATAACCACAGCTAAAATTAAGCTATCTTAAAATCTATCAAAGCTAGATTAGCAAAGCAAGCACGAAACCAATAGTGGTATTTGCTTAGACTTATTAAAATGTAGTAATCCGGTTTTGTTGTGAGAGTCTCTACAATGCAATAAACTGTTAGCGGATTCTTTTTAGACACTTTAATGCAATCTCTTATTTGTGGTCAGATTGAACAAATCCAAGTAGTCTAATCAATACATACGAATACAAGGATTAATCCTACTAAATAAGGATACGACTTAAAAATCTCATTGCACAGAGTTGATATAAATTCAAAACAGCTAGATATAGGTTGAAAACCAATTAGGCACTTGAGAATATGTGGCAGCATTGCAACGGTTCTCCCGGGCCTCAACAGTCCAGCAGCAAGTACGTCCACTATCTTTTTGTTGAAGCAACGCATTGGCCCAGTCCCACACTAGTGTGGCGGTGGTTTCCATCCCTACATTCTCCATTACCCGCAGGTCTAAGGCTCCAAGTTCGTCTAAACGGCGCCATTCAGCGAGCAAAGGATCGTCCGCATTGACAAGAAATGTGTGGTCAAATTGCTTTCTCAAACGTTTTTCAAATGGTCGGAGGCTAGAAAAATCCACCACGAATCCGTAAGGATCAAGCTCACGGGCACCAAACCACAAAGTGAAACTACGGCTATAACCATGTACGAAGCGGCAGTGGCCCGGGTGGGACCACTGCCGATGACAACAGGAGTAACCTTCGAACGATTTACTACAACTAAAGGGCGTAGGAAAAACGGACACAATGCTGATGAAGAATGCGAAAGGCTGAATACTGAGAGAAGATCAGTGTACGTCTGTTAAGTCTGAGGCCCCATGAAGTCCCTCATTCCAGCTTTTATCGATCAACTCCGTTTTAACGAAGCAGGATTGATTCCATCGATCGCTCAGGACCGGCTTGATGGAGCCGTACTGATGATGGCCTGGATGAATCGTGAGGCGATTGAGCACACATTTAACACTGGCGAAGCTCATTATTGGAGCCGATCGCGTCAAAAGCTTTGGCACAAGGGATCAACTAGCGGCCATACCCAAACCGTGCATGGAGTGCGTTACGACTGTGATGCAGATGTCTTGCTACTTACAGTCGACCAAATTGGCGATATCGCCTGTCATACCGGATTACGAAGCTGTTTCTATAAAGATACAAATCAGCCTAGCAAAAACAAAGATAATGCGCCCGCACCCCCTGCCGATATTTGCACAGAGCTGTATAGAGTGATTCAGGATCGACAAAACAATCCAGAAAAAGGTAGCTACGTTAACAAATTGCTGAACGGAGGTGATAGTGGCATTCTCAAGAAAATCGGCGAAGAAAGCGCTGAATTTATCATGGCTTGCAAAGACAATAATGTTGCTGAAATTGCTAGGGAAGCAGCAGACATAATTTTTCATTTACAAGTAGCAATGGCCTGTCACGGCGTGAGCTGGCGCCAAGTTCAAGAGGTTTTGGCCGCGCGGCGTGGAGCACCTAGGCGATCTTAGTTCAGTATGTAATCAGTGCAAACAGAAAGTATCTAGACTGATTTCAGTCTCAGTGCTAAACGGAATAGTAGTCAAAGGAGTCTTAAGTATTGCTTACTTTATCTTAACGAAACTATTAGTTAGTATGTGATTCATTATTGTTTGCATGGACGACAAGGTTATAGCAACGGAACCCAACTTAATAAGTGTTAAAATAGAGTGGTTAGTTCTTATTATTAACTAAGACAACATTGATATACCTTGTATTATACTCACATCTTTTATCATAATACTTGAAACTAATAGCTTTTATATTCCAAAAAAGTCTTGCGCTAACCAATCTAACTCTTATCAGATTTTCTAATCGGTTATAGATCCATATAAATCTTTATTTCGCCAAAATTTTATTTGTCTCGAAATTATTAGAGAGGCAACATATTCTAAAATGGGATTTTGCTATAAGCGATGCCACACCAAACAGAAGCAATCTTGAAGTACAAAAAACTTTGTTTGGTAAAATTCTTCGACTTAAGTCAATTCAACTTGCATTAAAATAAATATAAATCGTATAGGCATCGAGTATGTCATTTTATTAGTAACTTAGAATTGCTCATAATTAAATAAGTTAAGTGTATATTATCCTTAAGTGATAATAAACTAATACTAATTAAATAAAAAATTTAAGGAAGTGAGGAACTATTGCTGTATCTGCAAGGACTATACACAGAGATAAAATATGATCTATTAGCTCCGAGTAATTATTTGTTTAAATTATATATTTAAGGAGTAATTTTTACTTTAATTAACTGTCCAAAACGTGTAGGCTTCTGATACAGCCAGGTCAGTGTAAGAATATCGCGTTTGCTTAAATTTAAAACAGGGCTTCCTCCTTGATTAATCGCCATAACACTGGTAGAAATTAAACTGCGAACCCATAGTCCAGAAGCATGGCCGAGTTCGTGCATAGTTATTGCTTGTAATGACAAAACCCTAAGCTCGGGGGATGTAAATAGCTCCACGCGCGGCTCGAGCCGCCAACAGCAGCGGCGTTTTACCGCCACCACCTGAAGTCGACTGCGTCCATCGCTAGCACGCTACACCAAACCAACTCGTTGCCGTAGCGGTCGTCGTCGCAAAATATGAATATGGGCCTGTGTTGGCGGACGTCACCCGAACTATAGAAAGTATCTTCTCCCACGCCATAAGGGCTGCCTCAAGGGCCGTACCCCAGCGACCCTCCAATTGATTGAGAGGTTGTTGGTTTGCAGGCTCAAGCCACATACCAACGTGGAAGAATTGGTGGTCCTAGGGCTTGTTGTAAAGAGCCCAGAGCCGTAAGCAGAGGCTGATTCCACCTATGAATGTTGTAAATCCACGTTAATAATGCGAATTGATTCTGCTGGTGGGCATGGATCTAATTGCATTAAGTGATTGGCAAACCAACGCCACGGGCCATCAGCGTCGCTAACAATGGAATACTGGCGAAACCAATCAACTCGATATTTATGATCCAACTAAGACGGTTAGCCAGAGATTGATCTACTCGAGGCACTTCACCCTTACGCAAGGGAATTATCCAGATAACGTAAGTGATCGTTGGATACAGCGATAGGCCTCCCACCGAGAAATACAAACCGACCTTCCACCAAAACAGCGGATTTTCAGTATAAAAATCAGGCCCTTGGCCGAAATGAATAACCCTAAGGATGCCGCTTACTAATAAAGCTAAAGCAGCTATGCCGTAAAGGATGTCGGTAACTACCATCGTAGTGGCCTCACGATAGTCGAGATTGGCTTTGATCAAGCGGCGCTCTAACACTAATGCCGTAAAGCAAAGGGTGAAACTGAGGTAATGAACGTAAGCAACACCGGCACTTTTAGCGACGTCGGTAGTGAGGATGGTGAACAATTGCATTACATTGAAAATATGGAGAAAGCGTGACCATATTGATCCGCAAGACCTCAATATTGCAAGACCAGCTTCATGAACAGGAAGAAACCATTGAATATCGCACAAAACATTGATTCCGAACTTTTATTACACCCCCAAGATCAAAACACTTTGGTTCTAGCTTCAATTCAGCAATGAAGTTAAGATGACTAGCTCCCTGAGCGCCTTTCTAGGTGAAATCGGTCGCCATCAACTGCTAACCCCCGAACAAGAATTGATGTTAGGGAGAAAGGTTCAGGCGATGATTGCAATCACTGAACCTTGTCTTATTGCAGGTGGAAAAGGACCGTCTTGCGCCTATAGCGACGATCAGAGATTTGTTATTCGTCGTGGTGAGAGAGCAAAGAATCAGATGATCACAGCTAATCTGCGCCTAGTGGTCAATTTGGCCAAGCGTTATCAGGGTAAAGGTCTTGACCTCTTGGATCTCATTCAAGAGGGTACTCTTGGCCTCACCCGTGCCGTGGAAAAGTACGACCCTACTCGAGGACACCGTTTCTCTACATATGCCTATTGGTGGATTAGACAGGGCCTGAATAGGGCTTTATCCACCCAGAGTCGAACCATTAGGATACCCGTTAATGTAAACGAAAAACTAACAAAGCTTAGGACGGCCAAGACACAAACGATGCAACGCTATGGGCTCTCGGCCACCAGAGAGCAGCTGGCCAGTTACATGAACATATCTCTCTCCGAAGTAGAGGACCTGATGGCTTGTGAATTGCACAGTGCGACCGTTAGCCTTCAAGGAGCAGTGAAGTCTAAGTCTGATCCTTCTGAACTCGTGGACGTGCTGCCGAGTGATGAATTATCACCGATGGAACGTGCCGAAGTTGCTGAACGTTCAGCATCTGTTTGGGCCCTATTGAACAAGGCAAATCTTACTCCCAAAGAGCATAAGGTCGTTATTTTGCGCTTCGGTCTTGATAACACCAACGAGTGGAAGACCCTGGCTGAAGTAGCCCGCCACATGAATTGCTCCAGAGAGTACTGCCGTCAGGTCGTGCAGCGCGCTCTTCGCAAGCTCCGTAAGGCTGGCGTTCAGAGTGACTTAGCGAAATCTGCGCTCTGACATTTGGTATTCCGGTGCGCTGTCTATTGGCCTAACGTTTTATATGGGAGAGTTCATGTATAGGCCCCTAATTACAGATTAATGGTCAAAGCTGCGACTGGACCCACCATCGATGCTGATGTAGTCGGCAGTGAAATTATCGACGAAGGCATCTTTCGGAACTTGTTGCGCCGCGCTGGTCGGCAACTGGCAATCCCGGCCTTGGAGGCTATGGAATTATTGCTGGGATATGACACTCCTACTCAAGTTCGGCTCACAATGCTTACTGCTTTGAGTTATTTGCTATTGCCAGCCGATCTAGTTCCAGATATTTTGCCGGTCGCTGGATTCAGTGATGATTTGGTAGTACTGACAACCGTGATTGGGCTCTGGAATCATCATGTGACGCCAGAGATTCGCAGCCGCGCTCAACGTAGGCTGAATCAATGGTTTCCCTTATCGCGCGAACGCAGTTGATCGATGCCCGGATGGACTCCCGCTTTCGAAAGCGACCTCACACAATTACTTAAAGATTGGTTAAAGAATCAGGGGCGCACCCAAGCTGATCTGCGCCGCAGTCTTCATGCTGTATCGGCTCGAATGAAGTCACTTTTAGAGGTGCTTGAGCGCGATTACAATTCCCGTGGTCTTTCAGGCCTTGGCTTTCGCTTATGCAAAGTGGAAGCCGAATGGCACAGTGAAGGGCGCCCCTTCGATCAAACCTCAGGGGAGGCCACATCGGACCCGTTCAGACAGTTAGATCTACTTTTGCAGGAGATTCGTCGAGATTGCTCCGGGTAACGATTGTTAACTGCACACTGGTGTTTTCAACAGC comes from the Synechococcus sp. M16CYN genome and includes:
- a CDS encoding sigma-70 family RNA polymerase sigma factor, producing MTSSLSAFLGEIGRHQLLTPEQELMLGRKVQAMIAITEPCLIAGGKGPSCAYSDDQRFVIRRGERAKNQMITANLRLVVNLAKRYQGKGLDLLDLIQEGTLGLTRAVEKYDPTRGHRFSTYAYWWIRQGLNRALSTQSRTIRIPVNVNEKLTKLRTAKTQTMQRYGLSATREQLASYMNISLSEVEDLMACELHSATVSLQGAVKSKSDPSELVDVLPSDELSPMERAEVAERSASVWALLNKANLTPKEHKVVILRFGLDNTNEWKTLAEVARHMNCSREYCRQVVQRALRKLRKAGVQSDLAKSAL
- a CDS encoding 6-carboxytetrahydropterin synthase — its product is MSVFPTPFSCSKSFEGYSCCHRQWSHPGHCRFVHGYSRSFTLWFGARELDPYGFVVDFSSLRPFEKRLRKQFDHTFLVNADDPLLAEWRRLDELGALDLRVMENVGMETTATLVWDWANALLQQKDSGRTCCWTVEARENRCNAATYSQVPNWFSTYI
- a CDS encoding DUF1232 domain-containing protein, which translates into the protein MVKAATGPTIDADVVGSEIIDEGIFRNLLRRAGRQLAIPALEAMELLLGYDTPTQVRLTMLTALSYLLLPADLVPDILPVAGFSDDLVVLTTVIGLWNHHVTPEIRSRAQRRLNQWFPLSRERS
- the hisIE gene encoding bifunctional phosphoribosyl-AMP cyclohydrolase/phosphoribosyl-ATP diphosphatase HisIE; protein product: MKSLIPAFIDQLRFNEAGLIPSIAQDRLDGAVLMMAWMNREAIEHTFNTGEAHYWSRSRQKLWHKGSTSGHTQTVHGVRYDCDADVLLLTVDQIGDIACHTGLRSCFYKDTNQPSKNKDNAPAPPADICTELYRVIQDRQNNPEKGSYVNKLLNGGDSGILKKIGEESAEFIMACKDNNVAEIAREAADIIFHLQVAMACHGVSWRQVQEVLAARRGAPRRS
- a CDS encoding DUF2214 family protein, whose translation is MQLFTILTTDVAKSAGVAYVHYLSFTLCFTALVLERRLIKANLDYREATTMVVTDILYGIAALALLVSGILRVIHFGQGPDFYTENPLFWWKVGLYFSVGGLSLYPTITYVIWIIPLRKGEVPRVDQSLANRLSWIINIELIGFASIPLLATLMARGVGLPIT
- the clpB gene encoding ATP-dependent chaperone ClpB; translation: MQPAAEHFTEKAWAAIASAQQLAQTSRHGQLETEHLLLALLQQKGLAGLILDKAGVNPVKFEMVVDAYLRRQPKLGSPPESVFLGRDLNASLDRAEKECNKFGDSYISIEHLLLALSSDDRCGRQLFRQSGIAINKLRETITAVRGNQTVNDQNPEGTYESLEKYGRDLTDAARDGKLDPVIGRDEEIRRTIQILSRRTKNNPVLIGEPGVGKTAIVEGLAQRIINGDVPQALQKCQLIALDMGALIAGAKYRGEFEERLKAVLKEVTASEGQIVLFIDEIHTVVGAGATGGAMDASNLLKPMLARGELHCIGATTLNEHRQHIEKDPALERRFQQVLIDQPTVEDTISILRGLKERYEVHHGVRIADSALVAAAMLSSRYIADRFLPDKAIDLMDESAARFKMEITSKPEQIDEIDRKILQLEMERLSLRRESDSASQERLRRIERELAELGEQQSSLNAQWRREKGAIDHIASLKEEIERVQLQIDQAKRSYDLNKAAELEYGTLAVLQNKLQDKEVQLATEDWSDKTLLREEVTEDDIAEVIAKWTGIPVARLVQSEMEKLLQLETDLHRRVIGQDQAVTAVAAAIQRSRAGLSDPNRPIASFLFLGPTGVGKTELSKALANQLFDSDDAMVRIDMSEYMERHSVSRLIGAPPGYVGYEAGGQFTESVRRRPYTVVLFDEVEKAHPDVFNLMLQILDDGRVTDSQGRTIDFTNSVLILTSNIGSQSILELAGNIKEHPVMEALVNDALQAHFRPEFLNRLDAHIIFHSLRKDELQQIVTLQVNRLRRRLEERKLKLRLSADAAEWLANIGYDPVYGARPLKRAIQRELETPIAKAILAGRYGEGDVISLDIELDKLTFR